The sequence cACAGAGATAACCTAAAAAGGACAAAGTGAATAAACTtggaatattaattaataaaaaaaattatgatgaattaaccttcaaaaataaaataaatatttttatcaagcAACAAGGTTTGTGACTGTGTTTACTTGCACGTTTCAGCGAAAAAATTGTGGCGTTTCGGCCCTTCCACACATTTTTATCACTTTGGTCTTTGCTCGTCCCATTGTCTTAAAATAATGCCTcagaaacatattttacctGACATGTTtacatctatattttttttcttttttttatcaaaacgtTTGCAGTAATTTATTGAATAACCGAAACTATTTTCGAGTCCAAATCgaaattttaacctttttattgATAATCGAATCTATTTCTCTCATTTGTTTACAAGACAAAATTATCTGGATGCTAGTTTTCAGTTATGTAGATTAGTGTAGGTAGGGGTTAAATACAAATATCCCATTCATGGTTTTTGGATTAACACATACTACCTAGTGACATTGACGAACATTAGAAAGGTGGAGGTGtaaatagtaataaatatatagtagtCGGTGAgtttagaaagaaacaaaaatcaaaagggTGTGAGTTCGAAGaagattgcaaaaaaaaaatatttcaaaatttgaaatcttagctaaaagagaagaagagaagaaccaTTACCCTTTCTCGGTCGTGTCATCGTTTTCTCAGATTCCTGAATAATTCCCTTTCGATATCCTCATCGAATCCATCTCCCGAATTCTGAGATTCGACGAACCCTAGCTAGGTTTCCAATCATGCCCATGGAGAACGACAACGGCCACGCCAGCAACGTCGTCGTCACCGCCGAGCAAGCCACCAAGATTAACGAGACTGAGGTACGATTACCGATTGAGAATCGCCAGACCGGTGTTGTCTCAGACGCCGGAAGTGTTGGTAATAGCGAGAGAGGAGAGCAAGGGGACGGAGAGACGGCagtggcggtggcggtggcggtggaAGAGAACGGATCGAATTTGGTGGCTGAGCTACCTCCTCGATCTTCTTCCGCTAGAGTTCCGTTCACTAATCTAAACCAAATTGATGCGGATCTTGCTCTTGCTCGCACACTCCAAGAACAGgtgtctctttctttctttctttcttcccccATCATTTTTAGGTTATTCGATGCTGTTAGGGCTTTCTTCGGTGGTGCTTATTCTCCTAGATACGCCGAATTGTTCACTTAGCATTTGGAATTTGGATTTTTTCCCGAAGGGTTTCTGTAGAATTGGGACTTTTATTGAATACTGTTGTTCGAGTTTCAGGAGCGGGCGTATATGATGTTGACTATGAATAGTGAAATCAGTGACTATGGGAGCTGGGAAACTGGAAGCTATGTATACGATGAGGATGAGTTTGATGACCCCGAgaatgaggatgaggatgacgatgaagatgaataTGAAACAGATAACGATTTACAGGAAGATGCGCCAGATGTTCACGCCAATGAAAATGATCAAGAAGATGACGGCAACTCTGACATCGAAGAAGTTGCTTATTCTGATGATGAGGCCTATGCTAGAGCTCTTCAAGATGCTGAAGAAAGAGATATGGCAGCTAGATTGTCTGCCTTATCTGGGTTAGCCAATCGTAAGTTTACCTTATAGCTATCACCCAAGTTCTTTTTGATGGGTGTTTTAACATGAATTTGGGATTATGCTAACTGTTATTGGTTGCAGGGGTTGAAGTTCTAGAGGATGAGAGTCATACTTCTCAGGTAGGCTCCTTACACTAcatcaaatcctttttttttttttttcttgagctgttttttcaatttttcttcttgagAATATGAACTTTTTCCCCCAGTATGTGAAAAGATCTACTGTCcaacttcttttttatttagtcATATAGTGACCAAATGACATAGTCGTGACATTGAACCCGCCATTGNGAGTCATACTTCTCAGGTAGGCTCCTTACACTAcatcaaatcctttttttttttttttcttgagctgttttttcaatttttcttcttgagAATATGAGAATATGAACTTTTTTCCCCCAGTATGTGAAAAGATCTACTGTCcaacttcttttttatttagtcATATAGTGACCAAATGACATAGTCGTGACATTGAACCCGCAGTGATAAAGTTTATCTAGTTATACATCTTACATGGTTCCATCTATCTACTATCCTTCTGTGATGGCATTAGTCCATAGTGTTACCTTTTTAGTTCGGAGGCCCAGTTAGATAATCCTCCTTGTGTATGgggtaattattgtttttagttgaGCCAGTCACTGGAATTGTGCCATGGACAATTTTATTTAGTCTTACTCAATTGaaattgtttggtatttggtacTAGGTCATACCTAACTATTTTTGGTTTATGCTGCTAGAATTTTGCGTaactgtatgttttttttttttttgtcaatcaactgtatgttaaaacttaaaaggttAAATTGCATTCACCAGAGGGTAATTGAATCAATTGTAATCTGCTAACGTTTACTGGTCACTGTCTCACTGATATTGGAGATGGTTATGCTCACACCTTGAAGCATGGACCTAAACTTTGATAGAGGCTAGTCCATTTTGTGggaaaaaaacaactaaaattagaATCATTGAATCTAAGGCTCCATTGATGTGACTTGAGCCTGCTTCCACTCACGTTCTGTATCATTAATTTTAGCAGGATGCCTGGGATGAGATGGATCCTGATGAGCTTTCATATGAGGTATGAAAACATTTGTGGTATTCTAGTCGTTTTGGATTCTCAGTCTCTCTCATAATTTTGTTAAATGGTTTGAAGTTTAATGTGAATACTACTACTGTTAAACTTGTTAGAATCTAGTTTTAAGATCCGTCATGCATTTCAATTTTCAATATGGCATAATTCAGATACTGAACTCATCTGTTGGCTTATAATTATACTCTCTAATGTTTGCAGGAGTTGCTTGCACTTGGCGACATTGTGGGAACCGAAAGTAGAGGATTGTCTGCTGATACAATTGCATCTTTGCCTTCAAAAAGATATAAAGATGGGGACAATCAGAACGGAACCAATGAGTCGTAAGGCCTTTTTTTTGTAACCTATTAAGTAAACCATTGAGAATTTTGTGTATATACCTAGATAACTAATTTTTCCGATACTTGATGCAGATGTGTTATATGTCGTTTAGActatgaggatgatgatgacctGATACTGCTCCCATGCAAACATTCTTACCACTCGGAGTGCATAAACAACTGGTTGAAGATAAACAAGGTATGTCTATTATGAAACATAACCCTGTATATAGTTATGGTAGTCAGCTATGAGGAACCTGATAAGCACAATCAGGGAGTCTGTTGTCTGTTTTTATCACTCGACAGATGCCCTTTTTGTTATGGATATATGTATTCACTATTCACGTTAGAAAAAACCGGCACAACACAtgatatttccaaaaatattatctGCTCATAATAGGGAATGTTGTGGTCAGTACAGACTATCTCATGCTTGTTGGGTTTATGGAATTGCATTTATGCCTTTGCCGATTGTGTTCATCAGCATCTTCGAAATTGAGGGTTTTGTTGTTAATAAGAAGAAATTTGAACTTGTTAATTCCCTAGGAAGACTATCTATCTATACTATGGTAAATCATCTTATCAGTTTCCATCACTTCTAGGAAGAAGAATTTCTTAGCTTACAAACNNNNNNNNNNNNNNNNNNNNNNNNNNNNNNNNNNNNNNNNNNNNNNNNNNNNNNNNNNNNNNNNNNNNNNNNNNNNNNNNNNNNNNNNNNNNNNNNNNNNNNNNNNNNNNNNNNNNNNNNNNNNNNNNNNNNNNNNNNNNNNNNNNNNNNNNNNNNNNNNNNNNNNNNNNNNNNNNNNNNNNNNNNNNNNNNNNNNNNNNNNNNNNNNNNNNNNNNNNNNNNNNNNNNNNNNNNNNNNNNNNNNNNNNNNNNNNNNNNNNNNNNNNNNNNNNNNNNNNNNNNNNNNNNNNNNNNNNNNNNNNNNNNNNNNNNNNNNNNNNNNNNNNNNNNNNNNNNNNNNNNNNNNNNNNNNNNNNNNNNNNNNNNNNNNNNNNNNNNNNNNNNNNNNNNNNNNNNNNNNNNNNNNNNNNNNNNNNNNNNNNNNNNNNNNNNNNNNNNNNNNNNNNNNNNNNNNNNNNNNNNNNNNNNNNNNNNNNNNNNNNNNNNNNNNNNNNNNNNNNNNNNNNNNNNNNNNNNNNNNNNNNNNNNNNNNNNNNNNNNNNNNNNNNNNNNNNNNNNNNNNNNNNNNNNNNNNNNNNNNNNNNNNNNNNNNNNNNNNNNNNNNNNNNNNNNNNNNNNNNNNNNNNNNNNNNNNNNNNNNNNNNNNNNNNNNNNNNNNNNNNNNNNNNNNNNNNNNNNNNNNNNNNNNNNNNNNNNNNNNNNNNNNNNNNNNNNNNNNNNNNNNNNNNNNNNNNNNNNNNNNNNNNNNNNNNNNNNNNNNNNNNNNNNNNNNNNNNNNNNNNNNNNNNNNNNNNNNNNNNNNNNNNNNNNNNNNNNNNNNNNNNNNNNNNNNNNNNNNNNNNNNNNNNNNNNNNNNNNNNNNNNNNNNNNNNNNNNNNNNNNNNNNNNNNNNNNNNNNNNNNNNNNNNNNNNNNNNNNNNNNNNNNNNNNNNNNNNNNNNNNNNNNNNNNNNNNNNNNNNNNNNNNNNNNNNNNNNNNNNNNNNNNNNNNNNNNNNNNNNNNNNNNNNNNNNNNNNNNNNNNNNNNNNNNNNNNNNNNNNNNNNNNNNNNNNNNNNNNNNNNNNNNNNNNNNNNNNNNNNNNNNNNNNNNNNNNNNNNNNNNNNNNNNNNNNNNNNNNNNNNNNNNNNNNNNNNNNNNNNNNNNNNNNNNNNNNNNNNNNNNNNNNNNNNNNNNNNNNNNNNNNNNNNNNNNNNNNNNNNNNNNNNNNNNNNNNNNNNNNNNNNNNNNNNNNNNNNNNNNNNNNNNNNNNNNNNNNNNNNNNNNNNNNNNNNNNNNNNNNNNNNNNNNNNNNNNNNNNNNNNNNNNNNNNNNNNNNNNNNNNNNNNNNNNNNNNNNNNNNNNNNNNNNNNNNNNNNNNNNNNNNNNNNNNNNNNNNNNNNNNNNNNNNNNNNNNNNNNNNNNNNNNNNNNNNNNNNNNNNNNNNNNNNNNNNNNNNNNNNNNNNNNNNNNNNNNNNNNNNNNNNNNNNNNNNNNNNNNNNNNNNNNNNNNNNNNNNNNNNNNNNNNNNNNNNNNNNNNNNNNNNNNNNNNNNNNNNNNNNNNNNNNNNNNNNNNNNNNNNNNNNNNNNNNNNNNNNNNNNNNNNNNNNNNNNNNNNNNNNNNNNNNNNNNNNNNNNNNNNNNNNNNNNNNNNNNNNNNNNNNNNNNNNNNNNNNNNNNNNNNNNNNNNNNNNNNNNNNNNNNNNNNNNNNNNNNNNNNNNNNNNNNNNNNNNNNNNNNNNNNNNNNNNNNNNNNNNNNNNNNNNNNNNNNNNNNNNNNNNNNNNNNNNNNNNNNNNNNNNNNNNNNNNNNNNNNNNNNNNNNNNNNNNNNNNNNNNNNNNNNNNNNNNNNNNNNNNNNNNNNNNNNNNNNNNNNNNNNNNNNNNNNNNNNNNNNNNNNNNNNNNNNNNNNNNNNNNNNNNNNNNNNNNNNNNNNNNNNNNNNNNNNNNNNNNNNNNNNNNNNNNNNNNNNNNNNNNNNNNNNNNNNNNNNNNNNNNNNNNNNNNNNNNNNNNNNNNNNNNNNNNNNNNNNNNNNNNNNNNNNNNNNNNNNNNNNNNNNNNNNNNNNNNNNNNNNNNNNNNNNNNNNNNNNNNNNNNNNNNNNNNNNNNNNNNNNNNNNNNNNNNNNNNNNNNNNNNNNNNNNNNNNNNNNNNNNNNNNNNNNNNNNNNNNNNNNNNNNNNNNNNNNNNNNNNNNNNNNNNNNNNNNNNNNNNNNNNNNNNNNNNNNNNNNNNNNNNNNNNNNNNNNNNNNNNNNNNNNNNNNNNNNNNNNNNNNNNNNNNNNNNNNNNNNNNNNNNNNNNNNNNNNNNNNNNNNNNNNNNNNNNNNNNNNNNNNNNNNNNNNNNNNNNNNNNNNNNNNNNNNNNNNNNNNNNNNNNNNNNNNNNNNNNNNNNNNNNNNNNNNNNNNNNNNNNNNNNNNNNNNNNNNNNNNNNNNNNNNNNNNNNNNNNNNNNNNNNNNNNNNNNNNNNNNNNNNNNNNNNNNNNNNNNNNNNNNNNNNNNNNNNNNNNNNNNNNNNNNNNNNNNNNNNNNNNNNNNNNNNNNNNNNNNNNNNNNNNNNNNNNNNNNNNNNNNNNNNNNNNNNNNNNNNNNNNNNNNNNNNNNNNNNNNNNNNNNNNNNNNNNNNNNNNNNNNNNNNNNNNNNNNNNNNNNNNNNNNNNNNNNNNNNNNNNNNNNNNNNNNNNNNNNNNNNNNNNNNNNNNNNNNNNNNNNNNNNNNNNNNNNNNNNNNNNNNNNNNNNNNNNNNNNNNNNNNNNNNNNNNNNNNNNNNNNNNNNNNNNNNNNNNNNNNNNNNNNNNNNNNNNNNNNNNNNNNNNNNNNNNNNNNNNNNNNNNNNNNNNNNNNNNNNNNNNNNNNNNNNNNNNNNNNNNNNNNNNNNNNNNNNNNNNNNNNNNNNNNNNNNNNNNNNNNNNNNNNNNNNNNNNNNNNNNNNNNNNNNNNNNNNNNNNNNNNNNNNNNNNNNNNNNNNNNNNNNNNNNNNNNNNNNNNNNNNNNNNNNNNNNNNNNNNNNNNNNNNNNNNNNNNNNNNNNNNNNNNNNNNNNNNNNNNNNNNNNNNNNNNNNNNNNNNNNNNNNNNNNNNNNNNNNNNNNNNNNNNNNNNNNNNNNNNNNNNNNNNNNNNNNNNNNNNNNNNNNNNNNNNNNNNNNNNNNNNNNNNNNNNNNNNNNNNNNNNNNNNNNNNNNNNNNNNNNNNNNNNNNNNNNNNNNNNNNNNNNNNNNNNNNNNNNNNNNNNNNNNNNNNNNNNNNNNNNNNNNNNNNNNNNNNNNNNNNNNNNNNNNNNNNNNNNNNNNNNNNNNNNNNNNNNNNNNNNNNNNNNNNNNNNNNNNNNNNNNNNNNNNNNNNNNNNNNNNNNNNNNNNNNNNNNNNNNNNNNNNNNNNNNNNNNNNNNNNNNNNNNNNNNNNNNNNNNNNNNNNNNNNNNNNNNNNNNNNNNNNNNNNNNNNNNNNNNNNNNNNNNNNNNNNNNNNNNNNNNNNNNNNNNNNNNNNNNNNNNNNNNNNNNNNNNNNNNNNNNNNNNNNNNNNNNNNNNNNNNNNNNNNNNNNNNNNNNNNNNNNNNNNNNNNNNNNNNNNNNNNNNNNNNNNNNNNNNNNNNNNNNNNNNNNNNNNNNNNNNNNNNNNNNNNNNNNNNNNNNNNNNNNNNNNNNNNNNNNNNNNNNNNNNNNNNNNNNNNNNNNNNNNNNNNNNNNNNNNNNNNNNNNNNNNNNNNNNNNNNNNNNNNNNNNNNNNNNNNNNNNNNNNNNNNNNNNNNNNNNNNNNNNNNNNNNNNNNNNNNNNNNNNNNNNNNNNNNNNNNNNNNNNNNNNNNNNNNNNNNNNNNNNNNNNNNNNNNNNNNNNNNNNNNNNNNNNNNNNNNNNNNNNNNNNNNNNNNNNNNNNNNNNNNNNNNNNNNNNNNNNNNNNNNNNNNNNNNNNNNNNNNNNNNNNNNNNNNNNNNNNNNNNNNNNNNNNNNNNNNNNNNNNNNNNNNNNNNNNNNNNNNNNNNNNNNNNNNNNNNNNNNNNNNNNNNNNNNNNNNNNNNNNNNNNNNNNNNNNNNNNNNNNNNNNNNNNNNNNNNNNNNNNNNNNNNNNNNNNNNNNNNNNNNNNNNNNNNNNNNNNNNNNNNNNNNNNNNNNNNNNNNNNNNNNNNNNNNNNNNNNNNNNNNNNNNNNNNNNNNNNNNNNNNNNNNNNNNNNNNNNNNNNNNNNNNNNNNNNNNNNNNNNNNNNNNNNNNNNNNNNNNNNNNNNNNNNNNNNNNNNNNNNNNNNNNNNNNNNNNNNNNNNNNNNNNNNNNNNNNNNNNNNNNNNNNNNNNNNNNNNNNNNNNNNNNNNNNNNNNNNNNNNNNNNNNNNNNNNNNNNNNNNNNNNNNNNNNNNNNNNNNNNNNNNNNNNNNNNNNNNNNNNNNNNNNNNNNNNNNNNNNNNNNNNNNNNNNNNNNNNNNNNNNNNNNNNNNNNNNNNNNNNNNNNNNNNNNNNNNNNNNNNNNNNNNNNNNNNNNNNNNNNNNNNNNNNNNNNNNNNNNNNNNNNNNNNNNNNNNNNNNNNNNNNNNNNNNNNNNNNNNNNNNNNNNNNNNNNNNNNNNNNNNNNNNNNNNNNNNNNNNNNNNNNNNNNNNNNNNNNNNNNNNNNNNNNNNNNNNNNNNNNNNNNNNNNNNNNNNNNNNNNNNNNNNNNNNNNNNNNNNNNNNNNNNNNNNNNNNNNNNNNNNNNNNNNNNNNNNNNNNNNNNNNNNNNNNNNNNNNNNNNNNNNNNNNNNNNNNNNNNNNNNNNNNNNNNNNNNNNNNNNNNNNNNNNNNNNNNNNNNNNNNNNNNNNNNNNNNNNNNNNNNNNNNNNNNNNNNNNNNNNNNNNNNNNNNNNNNNNNNNNNNNNNNNNNNNNNNNNNNNNNNNNNNNNNNNNNNNNNNNNNNNNNNNNNNNNNNNNNNNNNNNNNNNNNNNNNNNNNNNNNNNNNNNNNNNNNNNNNNNNNNNNNNNNNNNNNNNNNNNNNNNNNNNNNNNNNNNNNNNNNNNNNNNNNNNNNNNNNNNNNNNNNNNNNNNNNNNNNNNNNNNNNNNNNNNNNNNNNNNNNNNNNNNNNNNNNNNNNNNNNNNNNNNNNNNNNNNNNNNNNNNNNNNNNNNNNNNNNNNNNNNNNNNNNNNNNNNNNNNNNNNNNNNNNNNNNNNNNNNNNNNNNNNNNNNNNNNNNNNNNNNNNNNNNNNNNNNNNNNNNNNNNNNNNNNNNNNNNNNNNNNNNNNNNNNNNNNNNNNNNNNNNNNNNNNNNNNNNNNNNNNNNNNNNNNNNNNNNNNNNNNNNNNNNNNNNNNNNNNNNNNNNNNNNNNNNNNNNNNNNNNNNNNNNNNNNNNNNNNNNNNNNNNNNNNNNNNNNNNNNNNNNNNNNNNNNNNNNNNNNNNNNNNNNNNNNNNNNNNNNNNNNNNNNNNNNNNNNNNNNNNNNNNNNNNNNNNNNNNNNNNNNNNNNNNNNNNNNNNNNNNNNNNNNNNNNNNNNNNNNNNNNNNNNNNNNNNNNNNNNNNNNNNNNNNNNNNNNNNNNNNNNNNNNNNNNNNNNNNNNNNNNNNNNNNNNNNNNNNNNNNNNNNNNNNNNNNNNNNNNNNNNNNNNNNNNNNNNNNNNNNNNNNNNNNNNNNNNNNNNNNNNNNNNNNNNNNNNNNNNNNNNNNNNNNNNNNNNNNNNN comes from Camelina sativa cultivar DH55 chromosome 19, Cs, whole genome shotgun sequence and encodes:
- the LOC109124466 gene encoding E3 ubiquitin ligase BIG BROTHER-related-like isoform X2; this encodes MPMENDNGHASNVVVTAEQATKINETEVRLPIENRQTGVVSDAGSVGNSERGEQGDGETAVAVAVAVEENGSNLVAELPPRSSSARVPFTNLNQIDADLALARTLQEQERAYMMLTMNSEISDYGSWETGSYVYDEDEFDDPENEDEDDDEDEYETDNDLQEDAPDVHANENDQEDDGNSDIEEVAYSDDEAYARALQDAEERDMAARLSALSGLANRVEVLEDESHTSQDAWDEMDPDELSYEELLALGDIVGTESRGLSADTIASLPSKRYKDGDNQNGTNESCVICRLDYEDDDDLILLPCKHSYHSECINNWLKINKVCPVCSAEVSASTSGQS
- the LOC109124466 gene encoding E3 ubiquitin ligase BIG BROTHER-related-like isoform X1 — translated: MPMENDNGHASNVVVTAEQATKINETEVRLPIENRQTGVVSDAGSVGNSERGEQGDGETAVAVAVAVEENGSNLVAELPPRSSSARVPFTNLNQIDADLALARTLQEQERAYMMLTMNSEISDYGSWETGSYVYDEDEFDDPENEDEDDDEDEYETDNDLQEDAPDVHANENDQEDDGNSDIEEVAYSDDEAYARALQDAEERDMAARLSALSGLANRVEVLEDESHTSQQDAWDEMDPDELSYEELLALGDIVGTESRGLSADTIASLPSKRYKDGDNQNGTNESCVICRLDYEDDDDLILLPCKHSYHSECINNWLKINKVCPVCSAEVSASTSGQS